GCTGCTAGGCCCTCTTACCATGATTCCATTATGGTTCTTGAGAGTGATATTCAGTATGCTAATATGCTGTAAGctctctgtctctttctctctttgtgggtttttttttttttttttggtttcttttgctgTGGTGTGAAGGTTCAGTTGTGTAACTGGGACTTGTTTGGTGTGCTAACTAACCTGACTGAGATTCTTTGAAATTTACTGATAGGCTTCTGTTagcatgattttgattttgccttttttgtttctatattCTACTTTCCTACTTTGAGACTGACACTTGCAGAGGATTTGGATAGTGGATACTTTGCCAAACCCAGAAAGCTCACATCTTTAATGGGAATTTTTGAGTTTGGTTCCTTTTTGTGTTTcgttttagttttttgtttttgaaattccttcttttttttgggttcctctttctttttcctaataactaaaaaaaatttaaatgctaCATGCATTTTAGGAACTTCTTAAAACAAGTCATGAACTTGGGTATATTGGTATATATGGAAAGTTTTGGCTCAGCTTTgatttaattgtaaattttgtttttttatgatCATAAGTGTTTGGTTTATACAAGAAAATGTGGGGTTTGCTGAAAAACCTGTAACTTTTGTGTTAGTCCACACcccttcaaatttcaaaggcCATTaccatcaatatatatatgtatatatatatctgaaTTTGCTATTGAGCCTTGTAATGCATCATTGAATTAATAGACCAAGATTTGGTTAGTTGATCTTTTGAATATGTATGCAGGGCAGCTTCAATTCCAAGAGGCAAGGGTGGTGCCTGCCTTCAAATGAAATTGGTTTACAATCATTTGGCACCCATTATATTGCTTTTGCTTCAGTGGATGGATTGCTCATGTACTTGTCTACTTTCAAGCTATTTAAACCTATTTCACATAATTGTATACAAGGTTAATTCCACTTCCTTGCTTATGCATTACTACAGCCAATTAGAtggtatataatttatataaccATATCTCTAATACATCATATATCCATATTTGTATATACATGTAAAATTTAAGCTcttgaaatttgatatgtatgttAATCTCTTATTTCTTTAGGTGCACTCTGATGGGAAGCCGAGAATGTCTTCAAGTGGAAGGAGAGCTACTATTAAAGAATTCTACAGTATGTAAATTATCTTCAATTCTGTATTTAGCATATTTAAGATAAGAGGGCTATTGGGCATCATACATAGAAGAAAACAGTTGTGTTTGATTCAAAAAGATTATCAAGAATGTTGCACTTATCCTTTTATTAGTATAATAAGATGATATAATTCCAATGTTTTTTAATCAATTCGTTTTAAGGACAcctataatttatattttttggaaattagaGTAGAATAATGTCATATtcatatctataattttttaactatcCCTAGGaacagcaaaagaaaaagaaatggctTGATGGTCATGTGCATCACTTCTTCTTATGTCATCTTATGTCAACCATGTGTCCTTAACTTGTGACTGCAGCTGTTATATTGCCATCTCTTCAGCATCTCAATTGTAACTCGTCAGAGTTTGATATTAGTCAAGAGGAAGATGATGGCACGGAAATGATTGTCAGGAAGAAATTGAACGATAAGAGGAAGACTTCAGATATGGACTTGGAGAGAGAAGATGAGTGTGGGATCTGCTTGGAGTCCTGCACTAAAATGGTTTTGCCTAATTGCTGCCACTCCATGTGCATCAATTGCTACCATGACTGGTATTTATAACCTTATCAAATTCATCCTTCCATTTCCAATTTAGCCCACTGTTGATTTGTGATAACGGAGAGAAGCCTAAATTTTCAACAGTTACAAATTCCATTTATTTTCTACATGTTATAGGAGCACAAGGTCAGAATCTTGCCCATTTTGCCGGGGAAGTTTGAAGAGGGTGAAATCAGGGGACTTGTGGGTTCTGACATGCAGTAGCGATGTGGTTGACACTCAAACTGTGTTGAAGGAGGATATGTTGCGGTTCTATCTTTATATAAACGGCCTGCCTAAGGATATCCCTGATGCTTTGTTCTTAATGTATTATGAGTACTTATTTTAATCTAACCGACATTAAGAGCAATATACAGGAAGGAAATATGCCAACCATTACCTGTCCATAGAGTCTGGTAAGGTTTCCACGTAGAAAATTCATTCCAACTTGATATTTGGGTAGAATAATGTACATCCTCTGTTGAAGAGACCCGgttattaattttaatgttGCCCTTTTTCCAGCTCGAAATactgtttttgtgtttttatggGTTGAGAATGCATAAGATGTTGAGGCTATGGGTTGTGATTTCTCACATTACAAATAGAAGTTCATTGGCGTTGGCaaaacacacgcacacacacaccaaCGCTAGTTAACTTCTTGTTGAATAAGTAATGATCAAATGACACTCATGAACTACTTTTCCtacttactatttatttttcttttctttttttccttgaagTGACTCTTTGCTCTCTAATATTGCAAGTAACCATGGTTTAGCACGGTACACGCAACAGCCAGCTTGTGAAAATATGAAACTGTTTGGGCATGTACTAGTTCTCATGTTTTTGAGTGCCTTGCACGAATCAAAAAAGATCATAGTTATACTTGTAATCACAAGAAAATGACAAATGAAGCAAGTAATTATAGATAAGCATCATAAAAGCTAATATTTTACATCTTCCCTTTTTGGAGAAGCTCATGTGTACCGCTCGTCCTGCTTGATTTGTGTATTATACTATTATCAAGCTTTTCAAACATGCATGTTCTCTAGCTTCTCAAACTATATTTGCTTGAGTTTCAACAAGCCTGAAAATGTCTTTCAATAGAAttccaaagaaaattaaattgaattccTACATGTTGTATACCTGAGATACACTAGTTTGCAGCTTTGCAATGCTATTATAAAGAAATGCCAGTGTTTATCCTTAATCATTGTCTTGCGCATTCTAAAAACTAACTGTTTCTGTATTGAATCAAAATGCATTTCAAGCTTCATTCGATTGTTAAACCTCCACGATAGAAACTTTATTCACTTTCATGATGCGGTCTTCTTGCaatttcttatatttctattccaAGAGGGGAAAAAATACCCCAGTTTATTTGACCAGTGAAATCTGTGTAACTTGGCAATCTATGTGTAAAGATCTTGGTTGCATATCTGAACTTCCTGCCCAAGGTTAAAACTCAAAATGATTGTATGTCTGGGAAAGAATGAGTTTTAATTCTGAACTTTCCACAAATTTTCTGGAATTCTTTTGATGGTGTGTATTATGGCGATTTaaaagaaagggggggggggggggggggtttggttTGAATGCACTAAGATGTTAAAGGGTATTCCTTCATGAAAAGACGATGTCAAAGGTTTTTCCTTCATGAAAAAACATGACTGGGAGACCTTTATGGCCGATTACTTAGcttcaatcatatttttttgaTCGGGTCAATTGGCCTACAGACAACCTTTATGAACTTCAGGGCTCCAAATGTGCATCAGTATGGTGGGATAGCATAGTGTCTTGTCCTTTggattatatattaatttaaaccTGGAGTGTAGTACGATCTTTGAAGACTTGGGCACACATTTTCTATGTTGTTTATAGATAATAGATGTATTGTGGGAGACAAGGCAAAAGAATTATGATTCTATGGATATATTTATAATCTAGCTAAATTAATTATTGATTGTGTTTTCTTGAAGGGTGTTTGCATGATAAGTAGTGGTTGATCCAAGAAGTCctagaagaagcagaagaattTTCTGTCTAAAAGGGGAAAGTTTTATAGAATAAGATGACAAGTTTTATATCAATCCGCAAACTTTTGGCAATTCTTGTGCAAACAGTCTCATCCGTACTGGATAAAAGAAGTTtaatttggttttcactttaTACTAGGCCAAGTATGTATCTATTGCGGTGTCATGTCAAAATGACAAGCAATAAATTTTTTGCAGAAGATACATACAATAGAGAATCCTTTTAACGTAGTTCATAAATCAAAATGGCAATCAAAATAAACATTGAGATACCATGTAAAAAGTTATTAGTGGCTAAGAGCTCTAGTTCAAATAATATTTGATCTCTTTATAAAGACAATGTGGAGGGTCTAGTTGTGGATTCAAGAGTTAGATACGTGTGTAACTTACCCATGGTTCTAAAATCAAGAATGGCTTTAATACTAAGTTGAATGTAccagaatataaagaaaaattgaattagggctaagagagaaaaaaaagataagaaaaaaaaaagtgactaaaaagagacagaaaaaagaaaagtttcgAACTTAATCCGTCACCCTTACCttaacataaatttatattaaagttTATAACATGATTACGAAATGACtcttattaatatattaatataatgaaataatttaaaGTAACTCTAACATTACCCAtcaactgaaaaagaaaaaaatctttctcaaaaaaactgaaaaagaaaaaagaaaaattgttaatttCATTAATGGTGGTCCCCTTGATGATTATTGCACAGATGCCGAccctttatttcttttcatcatGAATGAAGTACCAAACCAAGTGATTGAAATTTTGGTGATTGGCATAATGCTAAGTGCGCTGGTGACAAATCTACCTTACCAATTCGCGATGACGCAATTAATGTTCCAACAACAGGTCCATTTTATGTCGGCTTTGTAAAATGCCAAGGGGTAAATCCAGATATGAAGGTAAATATCTGTAGACTCACAGCAAAAGACAACTGATTGCAGCAAAGTTGATCAGAGTAACAACTGTGACACTGTATGCACAATCAAGTAGGTGTAATGCACTTTTCAAGCAAAGGAATTAATTTAACAATGGTAGCATTTTCCTGATAACAATGTATGTCATTCCAGGAGAAAACATTCTATTCAGCCCACTTATCATAAAGTGGGTTTGCCAACAGTATTCTCCTTTGCTTTATTTGCTTATGTGCAATTATACTTGTTAGGGTTGTTGTGCAATTGTACTTGTTAAGGTTGTTACACGGTTGTAGGTGAtgaccaaaaacataaaaaaaaaaatatagtaaatacaGAGGTTTATATAGTCCGGCCTAACAacttattttcacaataaaaggCCCTTAACAGccacaataaaaacaatatagaTTTTATATACTAGAGAACTTTATACTAACCTTAGGCTAACCATAATCATAAACTAACCCAAGGTTAGTATGCTTGTTCAACAAGTATACTACACTATGTGTGGGTCACTTGGATCATAATATGTAATAATACTTTAACTAACTTTTAGCAAATAAGTAATAAGCTTATATAGCAaaaatttacatccaaaaattctttaaatatttGCTTAAGTTTGGAGAGGCCATCAGTTTTGTAAAAAACTTGTAGCATAAAattcttatttgaattttgtCACACATATTTCCAATTCATAGCTCAACTATTAAGATCACAATAGTTAACATAATATAGTGACAAATAGGTCACCcttgtttgatttttctatCCAACAAGTAGCTAAATGGAGGGTGACTAAATGTCCCATTGAGGAACATCTTTGAAACCACCTTATACATAGCTTCAGTGAGGTGCACACCATCCCAATTGATGTACTTTGAAGGGTTTGCACAGGCACTAACATTAGCCATTCCACAAGAAGTGAACAAATCAAAGTTGTATGGTTCACCTTTTCCACAGCAGCAACTGAACAATTCCTTGAACCCATATTGACTTGGACTCTTCATGACAGTGCGGTAGGCATTCCAGTAATCAGCATAGGTAATGACAGCATTGGGAAATTGCTTCCTGAGTTCTTGCAATTTTGCTTGGAGAACAGCATTGTGGACGTAGCTCTGGTTGTTCACACTCTTAACACAACCTATGTCATCTCTATCATCTTCAGGAGCTAGTGACATGGACAATGGCAAGCACCCACTTAAGGGTAGGCCTTGGACAACAACATATTTTGCACCCTTCTCTAGCAATGACTGCAAGCCAATGTAAATATTCAATCATTAATCTCACCTATTGGTCAATGTTCAGTGAaatgcaatgaaaaaaaatgggactaaaatgaaaatttactGTAATGTGGTTGTTAAGGTGACTTATCTCACCCGaactaatataaataatattagaaaCACATTCTCTATTACACTCAAATTCACACTCTACTTATGTGTCAACTTATGATTAGATTTTAACACTTTCACGTAAGTCCACCACGAGTACTTAAGCATATTAATTCAACTTATGCACCAATTACAAGTCGACACTAAAACACAGTGTGAATTTAGGCGTGAGAATGTGAATTTGGGTGTAAAAATGGGTATGTCACATAGAGACCCTACTCATATTTTGGTAACATATGTAAAAGTGACgttacaaaaagaatatatatctCATTAGGCTTTTGGTAACACTTTGCAATAGGAATTTTACAAAGATACTTGTACAGGAGACATATTCAAAATCTTGTTGCCTCAGTAAAGCGTTTAGTAACGCCATCTTACAAGTCTGAAAGACTTCTATTGAGGCGACCTTGGCTGTTCTATGCAACATATTCGCCACAATaagtctaaaaaaaatttccacctTTGAAACTGGATTATATATAATAGATTATGCTATGACAAGGACCAACAAGCaaaattaggaattttttttttttatttataattattattagcATTATACAAGAGAACAAATCAATTTATGTAACAACACATCTACGGATTTAttctcctcttttcttttcttttttggtcttCTGGGTGTTTGGGGAAGACTTTGGTTTGGATAtatttggattattttttagctttaaaatttatttatgtattactttttcaaatttcactttttatagatataattatatttttacctaTTTTCAATAAATCAGCAATTCAGAAAAAACTAATCCAGCAATTTTAgagtagagtttttttttttttttttgagaatcagagTAGAGTTAAAGCCTAAGTAAAAACTAGAAAACCATAAGGCTTCCAAGCCATTTGCAATAGGAAGGGCTGGAAGGCAAAAATTGGGGCTCCAATAATAGcaattatgaaaattaaataaacctaAAAGGGTTTAATATTTAGCtagtaaaaaaaagagaaatgatatgactataacatttttacaacaaatcctaagtggtaagttgttactagttgttattgttggagcaAAAAGTAATCTCAacgttagtttgaaatttgaaccaataacaactaaacacctgtgatttgttgtaaaaatattgtagatgtagcatttctcttaaaaaaaaaaagaaaataaaaaaggaaacaaacaaTGCAAGAAAGTTTTGGCGGTCACCTATGTGCTTataattttagaaagttttgGATACCATTCAATACTTGCCTGTAAAACCGCAGTAAAGCTTGTGATACCAAGCTTTCTGAGGGTATCATCTGGTATGGAAGATCCAACAGCGTATGCATAGTCATTGACTCCAATTTCACCAAACCAAAAGAGTGCATCATCAAAGGCTTCTTTGCAATCTGATGCAGATGCTTTTTTACACCCCTGACTTTGCAAGTACTTGTTGAACCAATGCAACTGAGTTTGGATAGATTGAGGTGTGATATCAAGTGTAAGGTTGTTCTTAACAAAGAATGCATGGTTTGTAGCTGTGGCACCAGCTACAGCAAAGTTAACAccaaaagtagaagaagaaacatTGCCTCTGATTTTAAGGTAAGGAGGCAAGTAAGGTAAAGACAGTGTTTCAGCTACAAAATCAATCACAAGCCTTCCATCTGAGTACCTATTTGTGGGGTGGTGAAAGAAAGTGGTTCCATATGGAGGGTTTGATACATGACCAAAACCAGTGGGGCCTGTGACAGACTTTGTGTTGCCTGTGTCAGTGAATGAGTCACCAAAGGCATAGATCTTCTTGAATGGACGTGGTGGGTGTGTTTCTGTTGCAGCAGAAGATGAAGAAGTGAGGATGAAAATGGTAGTGAGGGTGATGAAGATGAATTGATGAGAGTGGTGAGATGTGAAATGGGAAACCATTTTTTTCTTGAGTCTTCAAAGCTTTACTTAGGAGCTATTGGTCTTGGAGCCCATTTATAGAGCAATATTAAAAGAGGCAACTTATTTGTGATTAGTTCTAGGTATCTCACATGTGAATTCATtatgaataaatatttatgaagaATGTTACCTCCACCggttattttacaatatttttataaattctcATTTAGTgcaccattaatatcatttttttttttactaataattactcaccatattaataatttgtaaaaaaaaattataaaataatttgtaactttagcattcttcaatttttattgTATACTACACATCTCAATAgtattaacatcacttttttatttactaataattactcaccgtattaataatttgtaaaaaaaaattataaaataatttgtaattttagcattcttcaatttttattgTATACTACACATCTCAATAGtattaaattactaaatttcCCTTGCATGCACCCATACCTTGTGATGCaataaatttagtaatttactCCTAGATCATCCAAACAACTTCAAATATATAAGATAATAGGGTTATGTTTATTACACACAAACTTTTACATACaccatatttttaaattaaaatcataatttttaaacttgaaATTATGACTTCAAGTCACAGTTTCAACTTAGAAATAAAGTGTATGCAAAAATGTGTGTAACAAGTTGTTTGCAATAAGTATTACCACCTTGTTATAATAATCACttaataactattacattaagGAGACTTATTAATATAACCCCTTtttttctcctaaaaaaaaaaaaaaaaaagtttctataGAAAGATTGGTGAGCATATCTGCATATGTTCAAACCATgtaggacaaaatgggcttttgcccttttccACAAAATTAATTAGCTTTTTGTCCTTCTTTTCAAACTAAATAGGAaaatgtccctcttttgaaacttgactttcttaaaatcgagttaaaaaaaaaaaaaaaattctaaagccctatagtgacgtttttaaggacctatagtgacgttttataacttgatattcacaaaatcgagttataggcaataaaattgcctataactcgattttatggatatcaagttacgaaacgccactataggtccttaaaaacgttactataggtccttaaaaacgtcactatagggtttaactcgattttgaaaaagtcgagtttcaaaagaagggcatttctctatttagtttggaaagaagggcaaaaagttaattaattttgtggaaaagggcagaagcccattttgtccaaACCATGTAATAACATTTCGATTCACTTCAAAATTAAATCTGTCCCATTTATAATTCAACTGTTCACCGAAATCAAACGCTCTCACaagatataaaaaatagtaGCACTAACGTGGAAGAAACTAGAACATGTGGCTATAATGtcctcatttttcttctttaaattcttgATTCATGAAAGAAAATTAGTTGGGGCTTTAAATAAGCTTGTCCCTACTCCAACTGCTACCCAGCCTATTCTTGTGATTTTATTACGGTGAAGAAATGAACcattaatttaagaaaaatattaataaatttatttaaggtaatacttaataatttatttaaataaatttttataaaaaaaagaaaaaaattttttttttattttttataaaaataatattaaaattttcttaaaataaaatattaaccaTTATCTTAAAAACAACCGTTCATAtaatcttaatttaattaaagcaaagtttatttcttctctttttttttctttttttctttttttttgtgggatATTGAAAAATCTTCCATTACAGCATTACAGCATTAACTTCATTGTTGCTTTTGTGGTTGCTTTGGTGTTATCCTTAAATGTGACCGACACTTAACAATATCGTTGTCAGGTTGCCACAATAAATGCATTGAACTACTTTCactgagagaaagagaaagatcaCTGAAACGAAATTACATCAAAAGGTAAACTATCGATGATCTCTCTGATGAgtactagttgagttaatttGAACTCGTGATAATATATTCTTTATTTCACTTAAAACGGTGACTGGTAAGAGATTATTTCAACTAGTAATTTATTATCTTAGTCaatcattcattatttatttagcaaaatcaaatccaaaatacTATTTCCggtttgtttgtcctctattctattttaagatgtcccaaaatattgttctgtttctaaaaataaaagttattaatttactaatgttcctattatacccctaatttattttcaaaactatttaaaaagaaaattaacaaatatttaaaaaaaattaatccaattaaggcacctttttagttgtctctttaagaataactcttttaaaaataaatttatttaagggtatttttataaacttatacatttttataaggcaaacaaaataacaaatgatattctcttaaaaagtttgacttttcaaacaagacaaacaaattgagatagagagagtaataacttttcaaaattttcaaacaaaactcGTAAATATGTCACGCcattaaataatatatcttAAAAACCTCTACCATATGATATATCAATAATTAAagcattattataaaaaaaaataattaaagcaTTATTTGTCCATAATACTATGGATTTATTTCTAGATCTGGAATACTTAATCTAAATAATGAATTGAATTACTTCAATAAATTATCTACTTGATAATTATTAAAGCATTATTAGTTTATAATGACTTCATTTTGGATAAGTAAATTGTtgaatatacatatatgtataagtGAAGTCGCACATTAAATAATAACTAGTATGTAGCCCCGTGCTACCGCAcgggaatggatatattattaaccagaaaatttcattaacaaaacttagcagtatatatattttacacagaaagatgaaccttggtgacaatgtttatccaaaagatccattcacgcttttgaatctttaatctctattggtgattgaaattttcgcatcttaaaaattttaaaattaaaaaaaaaaaaaaaaccctcagagttgtactcattttgtagttttacgatgggtcattttgtaacatgatgggcatttgtgtgaaaaaaaaatctctgaAGTTCCATcgctgataaaagaaattctctccaatctctttttatagagagaggggtttgtgcgtgtttttatacatccttcattgttgtattatcacgaagcaggtccaatggatttagattggtactaccgattctcaaagcatgagtgtttaatgtgttattaatttcatctcattggcttctgcacatgacagcaaaattaaaaataattagattgtacacgtgtatagtaaaattggactccaatttcagattctaattgaacaattggaatgataatatatgatagtaacaacaataggaaaattcaaataaaatttcaaattaaattgtaacaatctgaataaaaaattccagtaaaaagacagggtggagtgatccactccaaAAAGGCGACCAAACTTgtgtaaatatagaataataaatctctctccggaaaatttatattgttcataacctttacattcactgaacattttaaaaacatagtgactcacatctgCCATCTAGACATCTACAGCCGAGTCCTCTCCAATTCGCatgagattccattgatcactaaATTCCTTTGCAGCCTGCAAAAAGTATCATCTATCGGTCCACAACAgtgctttcttcattttataggtgccaaacctgaacaaaaagccaaatataaggatagtgaattttaggtataatgtgcatctaatcatatattagcaatttataacaaatgcaAAGATGCAAAttttgtaagtgaatagtaaacaaaactcaatgtcagaaccaagaagaaaacactttaatttgaaactcagtgcaaatgtaaagatgcaaactttgtaagcaatttataacaaagatgcaaactctggctttgctatctttttggaaattatgcaatgtacccaaacTAAGTTTTTATCACCGATATAAATCTCTTTGGTTTTCgcgtttgactacaaaatcaataaaaaacttaattagc
The Quercus lobata isolate SW786 chromosome 10, ValleyOak3.0 Primary Assembly, whole genome shotgun sequence DNA segment above includes these coding regions:
- the LOC115964088 gene encoding E3 ubiquitin-protein ligase AIRP2-like encodes the protein MLDYYQQLAARPSYHDSIMVLESDIQYANMLAASIPRGKGGACLQMKLVYNHLAPIILLLLQWMDCSCTCLLSSYLNLFHIIVYKVHSDGKPRMSSSGRRATIKEFYTVILPSLQHLNCNSSEFDISQEEDDGTEMIVRKKLNDKRKTSDMDLEREDECGICLESCTKMVLPNCCHSMCINCYHDWSTRSESCPFCRGSLKRVKSGDLWVLTCSSDVVDTQTVLKEDMLRFYLYINGLPKDIPDALFLMYYEYLF
- the LOC115965724 gene encoding GDSL esterase/lipase At3g48460 encodes the protein MVSHFTSHHSHQFIFITLTTIFILTSSSSAATETHPPRPFKKIYAFGDSFTDTGNTKSVTGPTGFGHVSNPPYGTTFFHHPTNRYSDGRLVIDFVAETLSLPYLPPYLKIRGNVSSSTFGVNFAVAGATATNHAFFVKNNLTLDITPQSIQTQLHWFNKYLQSQGCKKASASDCKEAFDDALFWFGEIGVNDYAYAVGSSIPDDTLRKLGITSFTAVLQSLLEKGAKYVVVQGLPLSGCLPLSMSLAPEDDRDDIGCVKSVNNQSYVHNAVLQAKLQELRKQFPNAVITYADYWNAYRTVMKSPSQYGFKELFSCCCGKGEPYNFDLFTSCGMANVSACANPSKYINWDGVHLTEAMYKVVSKMFLNGTFSHPPFSYLLDRKIKQG